A genomic region of Xanthocytophaga agilis contains the following coding sequences:
- a CDS encoding ABC transporter ATP-binding protein, protein MELTISNLSKTYSNGVQALKDVNLTIKQGMFGLLGPNGAGKSSLMRTIATLQEADSGSISLGSLNVLTQKEEVRQILGYLPQEFGVYPKVSAEDLLNHLAVLKGITNRKERQEIVKALLYKTNLYDARKKNLGGYSGGMKQRFGIAQALLASPKLIIVDEPTAGLDPAERNRFLNLLSEIGENTIVILSTHIVEDVKELCSDMAIINKGEVLYKGNPQDAIDEIQGRVWSKRIAKSELETYKKTHVVISDKLVGGTPVIRVLADIAPEGFDAAEGDLEDVYFAKIFGTQVITV, encoded by the coding sequence ATGGAATTAACCATCAGCAATCTCAGCAAAACCTACTCCAATGGAGTGCAGGCTCTCAAAGATGTAAATCTCACCATCAAACAAGGCATGTTTGGGTTACTTGGCCCCAATGGAGCCGGAAAATCGTCTTTGATGCGTACCATTGCTACACTGCAGGAAGCAGATAGCGGCAGTATTTCACTTGGAAGCCTGAATGTTTTAACACAGAAAGAAGAGGTAAGACAAATACTGGGTTATCTACCTCAGGAGTTTGGTGTATATCCCAAAGTCTCTGCTGAAGATCTGCTGAATCATCTGGCTGTACTAAAAGGTATTACCAATCGTAAAGAACGCCAGGAAATTGTAAAAGCCTTATTGTACAAAACCAACCTGTATGATGCCCGCAAGAAAAACCTGGGTGGTTATTCCGGAGGTATGAAACAACGTTTTGGGATTGCTCAAGCCTTACTAGCCAGTCCGAAACTGATTATTGTGGATGAACCCACAGCAGGACTGGACCCTGCCGAACGTAACCGATTCTTAAACCTGCTGAGCGAAATTGGAGAAAATACTATTGTAATCCTTTCTACTCACATTGTAGAAGATGTCAAGGAACTATGTTCAGACATGGCAATCATTAATAAAGGGGAGGTTTTATACAAAGGCAATCCACAAGATGCTATTGATGAGATTCAGGGAAGAGTATGGAGTAAACGAATTGCCAAGAGTGAACTGGAAACCTATAAGAAAACACATGTAGTTATCTCTGACAAACTGGTTGGTGGTACACCTGTAATTCGTGTACTGGCAGACATAGCGCCTGAAGGCTTTGATGCAGCAGAAGGAGATCTGGAGGATGTATACTTTGCCAAGATCTTTGGAACACAGGTTATTACTGTCTAA
- a CDS encoding cysteine hydrolase family protein gives MNQPVLLIIDAQKGIDEAAHWGGNRNNPEAESRILQLLEHWRKQNWPVCHVYHDSVHPQSPFYPGKVGNEHKPGFEPLPHEVVLRKSTTNAFIDTNLELYLSRNRFSTLVVTGFVTNNSVEATVRMAGDSGYAVWVISDGVATFNKKGLDGQVYDSELVHTISLANMQGEYATIVSTEELLSKLPELYQS, from the coding sequence ATGAATCAACCTGTTTTACTGATTATTGATGCGCAGAAAGGAATAGATGAGGCAGCCCATTGGGGAGGAAACCGGAATAACCCCGAAGCAGAAAGCCGGATTTTGCAACTATTAGAGCATTGGCGGAAACAAAACTGGCCTGTTTGTCATGTATACCATGACTCAGTACATCCTCAATCACCATTTTATCCTGGTAAAGTAGGCAATGAGCATAAGCCCGGATTTGAACCTTTGCCACACGAAGTTGTATTACGAAAGTCTACTACCAATGCGTTTATAGATACTAACCTTGAATTATACCTATCCCGCAATCGGTTTTCTACCTTGGTGGTGACTGGTTTTGTTACCAATAATTCCGTAGAAGCTACTGTACGTATGGCAGGTGATTCCGGATACGCCGTTTGGGTAATTTCTGATGGAGTGGCTACTTTTAATAAAAAAGGGCTGGATGGTCAGGTGTATGATTCTGAGTTGGTGCACACCATCAGTCTGGCCAATATGCAGGGAGAATATGCGACAATTGTAAGTACAGAAGAATTATTATCAAAACTACCTGAACTCTACCAATCGTGA
- the xerD gene encoding site-specific tyrosine recombinase XerD, which translates to MWSSAIKEYKNYLHLERGLSENSIEAYIHDIEKLHQFLEIKEMKVGPTEVTDRHIREFLQYLGELGMTPSSQSRFLSGLKGFFKYMFAEDLIKDDPTQLVEAPRLSRKLPDTLSVQEIDQLLAAIDHSTPEGTRNRAMLEILYGSGLRVSELIELTLSNVYTELGFLRIVGKGNKERLVPMGSEATKYLNIYLEQVRCHVTPQKDHENYVFLNARGKGLSRVWVFLVIKELAQIINLQKNISPHTFRHSFATHLIEGGADLRAVQEMLGHESITTTEIYTHLDRDYLKQIMHDFHPRS; encoded by the coding sequence ATGTGGTCATCGGCAATAAAAGAATATAAAAACTATCTCCATCTGGAACGAGGTCTCTCTGAAAACTCAATTGAGGCATATATACATGATATAGAGAAACTACACCAGTTTCTGGAGATTAAAGAAATGAAGGTTGGCCCTACCGAGGTTACCGACCGACACATCCGAGAATTTCTGCAATATCTGGGAGAGTTAGGTATGACGCCTTCTTCTCAATCCCGTTTTTTGTCAGGGCTCAAGGGCTTTTTCAAATACATGTTTGCCGAAGATTTGATCAAAGACGATCCTACCCAGCTAGTCGAAGCACCCCGACTGTCCCGCAAACTTCCCGATACACTTTCTGTACAGGAGATTGACCAGTTGCTGGCCGCCATCGATCATTCTACTCCGGAAGGAACCCGCAATCGGGCTATGCTCGAAATACTGTATGGATCAGGATTACGTGTAAGCGAACTAATCGAACTGACTTTGTCCAATGTGTATACAGAACTGGGTTTTTTACGGATTGTAGGCAAAGGAAATAAAGAAAGACTGGTTCCGATGGGCAGCGAGGCTACTAAATACCTGAATATCTATCTTGAGCAGGTACGATGCCATGTTACACCTCAGAAAGATCACGAAAACTATGTATTTCTGAATGCTCGAGGCAAAGGATTGTCACGAGTGTGGGTGTTTCTGGTTATCAAGGAACTGGCTCAGATCATTAACCTTCAAAAAAATATCAGTCCACATACATTCCGCCATTCGTTTGCCACCCATCTGATAGAAGGAGGTGCAGACTTACGGGCCGTACAGGAAATGCTGGGACATGAATCTATTACCACTACAGAAATATACACCCACCTGGACCGGGATTATCTCAAGCAAATCATGCACGATTTTCATCCTCGTAGTTAA
- a CDS encoding MarC family protein, producing the protein MFNLKEIFSVTLILFSVIDIVGSIPIVIDLRKKNGKIESEKATLVAGLLMVVFLYLGESILRLFGVDVQSFAVAGAIIVFLIGMEMILGRHIFRPDTDNNTSSIVPLAFPLIAGAGTMTTIISLKSEYQTPNILTGILLNLIIVYLVLRSSEWIGRKLGTAGTEMLRKVFGIILIAIAIKLFRGNLGI; encoded by the coding sequence ATGTTCAATCTAAAAGAAATTTTTTCAGTTACACTCATTCTTTTCTCTGTAATTGATATTGTAGGTTCCATTCCTATTGTCATAGATCTGCGAAAGAAGAACGGCAAAATCGAATCTGAGAAAGCTACCCTGGTAGCGGGTTTGCTGATGGTAGTTTTTCTGTATCTGGGTGAGTCTATTCTCAGACTTTTTGGTGTAGATGTACAATCTTTTGCTGTTGCCGGAGCTATTATTGTCTTTCTGATTGGGATGGAAATGATTCTTGGACGGCATATTTTTCGTCCGGATACAGACAATAATACCTCTTCTATTGTTCCTCTGGCATTTCCATTGATTGCCGGAGCCGGAACTATGACTACGATCATCTCTTTGAAATCAGAATACCAGACTCCCAATATTTTAACCGGAATACTGCTTAACCTGATCATAGTCTATCTGGTCTTGCGTAGCTCAGAGTGGATCGGCCGTAAACTCGGAACTGCCGGAACAGAAATGTTACGGAAGGTTTTCGGAATTATCCTGATTGCCATTGCCATCAAGCTTTTCAGAGGAAATTTGGGAATCTGA
- a CDS encoding aminotransferase class V-fold PLP-dependent enzyme, whose amino-acid sequence MITFYPGPSKVYPQVRQYMLDAYDSGILSANHRSSAFMQICEKTLGLLQAKLNIPETYSVVFVSSATESWEIISQSFTQNSSHHYYNGAFGQKWYEYAHKIVSQATSQAFDSNQNPVLTEVPEECDVICLTQNETSNGTQLPAAFIESVKTNYPDKLLAVDATSSLGGVALRIEQADIWFASVQKCLGLPAGMGLLIVSPKALEHARKISDKRFYNSFLFMYDNIQKYQTHYTPNVLNIYLLMRVLESVEPLDSIADKIRQQAANWYTFFDNHPSLKPLIHNQEVRSDTVITIGATEDKIAFIKQAAQKEGIVLGNGYGDWKSSTFRIANFPAITEQEIRQLQALLKNIDK is encoded by the coding sequence TTGATTACTTTTTACCCCGGCCCTTCCAAAGTGTATCCACAAGTACGACAGTACATGCTGGATGCCTACGATTCTGGTATTCTGAGTGCCAATCACCGTAGCTCTGCTTTTATGCAGATCTGTGAGAAGACACTTGGCTTGTTACAGGCAAAACTCAACATTCCAGAAACCTATTCTGTGGTGTTTGTCTCTTCGGCTACGGAATCCTGGGAGATAATCTCCCAGTCCTTTACGCAAAATTCCAGCCACCATTACTATAATGGTGCATTTGGACAAAAATGGTATGAATATGCTCATAAGATTGTTTCGCAGGCTACTTCTCAGGCATTTGACAGCAATCAGAATCCTGTACTAACAGAGGTTCCGGAAGAATGTGATGTAATCTGCCTTACACAAAATGAGACTTCCAATGGCACACAGCTTCCTGCTGCATTTATTGAATCTGTAAAAACAAACTATCCTGATAAATTACTAGCGGTAGATGCTACATCTTCTCTGGGAGGAGTGGCACTCAGAATCGAACAGGCAGACATATGGTTTGCTTCTGTTCAGAAATGCCTGGGGCTGCCTGCTGGAATGGGTTTACTGATTGTGTCACCCAAAGCATTGGAACATGCCAGAAAGATCAGCGATAAACGGTTCTATAATAGCTTCTTGTTTATGTATGATAACATACAGAAGTACCAGACCCATTATACTCCCAATGTATTGAATATTTACTTGTTGATGCGGGTGTTGGAGTCAGTAGAACCGCTGGATAGCATTGCCGACAAAATCCGGCAACAGGCAGCAAACTGGTATACCTTCTTTGATAATCATCCAAGTCTAAAACCTTTGATACATAATCAGGAAGTTCGTTCGGATACCGTGATTACGATTGGGGCTACAGAGGATAAAATTGCCTTCATAAAACAAGCTGCACAGAAGGAAGGTATTGTACTGGGTAATGGATATGGTGACTGGAAATCCAGTACCTTTCGTATTGCTAACTTTCCGGCTATTACAGAGCAGGAAATTCGTCAGTTGCAAGCTTTGCTAAAAAATATTGACAAGTAA
- a CDS encoding M28 family metallopeptidase: MKKNALQIVLLLSFYSSFSQQIITRDPEIAALVSQVSRDSLQAYVNKLVSFGTRHTMSVTNDKKKGIGASRQWVLSKFQQFASQSEGRMTAMIDTWTLKADGKRVDKDQEIGNVMATLKGTDPSDNRIFIVSGHIDSRVTDVMNRTADAPGANDDGSGTATVIELARIMAKSKFSTTIIFVAVSGEEQGLLGAEHLAEKAVTEKWNIEAVLNNDIMGSNNSNETNIIDNTRLRVFSEGLPAFEIDKKAANIRQYGLENDGKARQLARYVKEVGERYVENLEVVMVYRNDRFLRGGDHTPFVTKGFAAVRFSEMNENFLHQHQDLRTEKGVEYGDFSKFMDFEYLRKNTCINLANLANLAKSPGMPREVLIEVSGLSNSTTLTWQAPEAGKPKGYYILMRETYQPFWQKKFFTTELKLTLPYSKDNYFFAVQAVSESGNESLPVIPLPKR, from the coding sequence ATGAAAAAAAACGCATTACAGATTGTATTGCTTCTGAGCTTTTATTCCTCTTTTTCCCAGCAAATCATTACCCGAGATCCTGAAATTGCTGCATTGGTCAGCCAGGTATCCAGGGATTCCCTTCAGGCCTATGTAAACAAGCTGGTTAGCTTTGGCACACGGCATACGATGAGTGTCACAAACGATAAAAAGAAAGGCATTGGTGCTTCCAGACAATGGGTGCTTAGCAAGTTTCAGCAATTTGCCAGCCAGTCAGAAGGGCGGATGACGGCTATGATTGATACTTGGACACTCAAAGCCGATGGCAAACGGGTAGACAAAGACCAGGAGATTGGTAATGTGATGGCAACTCTTAAGGGAACAGACCCATCCGATAACCGGATCTTTATTGTGAGCGGGCATATTGACAGTCGGGTTACTGATGTAATGAACCGTACAGCTGATGCTCCTGGAGCCAACGATGATGGCAGTGGTACTGCAACTGTGATTGAGTTGGCCCGTATAATGGCTAAGTCTAAATTTTCAACTACAATTATTTTTGTGGCAGTGAGTGGGGAAGAACAGGGATTATTGGGTGCAGAGCATCTGGCAGAAAAAGCTGTGACTGAAAAATGGAATATAGAAGCAGTATTGAACAATGATATTATGGGTTCCAATAACAGCAATGAGACAAATATTATTGATAACACCCGTTTACGTGTATTTAGTGAAGGGCTACCTGCCTTTGAGATAGACAAAAAAGCCGCAAACATTCGCCAGTATGGATTGGAAAATGATGGCAAAGCCCGTCAGTTAGCCCGGTATGTAAAGGAAGTAGGAGAGCGGTATGTAGAAAATCTGGAGGTAGTGATGGTCTATCGTAACGACCGGTTTCTGCGTGGAGGTGACCATACCCCTTTTGTAACAAAAGGCTTTGCTGCAGTTCGATTCTCTGAGATGAACGAAAACTTTCTGCATCAGCACCAGGATTTGCGTACAGAAAAGGGGGTCGAATATGGGGACTTTAGCAAGTTTATGGATTTTGAATACCTGCGAAAGAATACCTGTATCAATCTGGCTAATCTTGCCAATCTGGCCAAGTCACCCGGAATGCCACGGGAGGTACTAATTGAGGTAAGTGGTTTGTCTAATTCTACTACGTTAACATGGCAAGCTCCGGAAGCGGGTAAACCCAAAGGCTATTACATATTGATGCGGGAAACATATCAGCCATTCTGGCAAAAAAAATTTTTTACTACTGAACTGAAGCTAACATTGCCCTATTCAAAAGACAATTACTTCTTTGCTGTACAGGCCGTCAGTGAAAGTGGAAATGAAAGTTTGCCGGTAATTCCTTTACCCAAACGTTAA
- a CDS encoding outer membrane beta-barrel protein: protein MKKIFILSIAVFSFFVFITEKSVAQTDKGNFMVGSSIANLNFDEDYSSIALSPTVGYFVIDNLVVGLTPSIGYTSSKAVIPGDTYKTTTLGIGPFARYYFGSGSVKPLVHADYSYLHMKNRNNISGNEWQSTSSYSNVKLGAGVAYFINNYVSVDGIVSYNRIFLGSGNDVGSVKISFGFQIFLD from the coding sequence ATGAAAAAAATCTTTATTTTAAGCATCGCTGTTTTTAGCTTTTTCGTATTTATAACAGAAAAATCTGTTGCACAAACTGATAAAGGTAATTTTATGGTAGGAAGTTCTATTGCAAATTTGAACTTCGATGAAGATTATAGCAGTATTGCACTAAGTCCTACAGTCGGTTATTTTGTAATTGATAATTTAGTAGTAGGTTTAACACCATCCATTGGCTACACATCTAGTAAAGCTGTTATTCCTGGAGATACATATAAGACAACTACATTGGGCATTGGACCTTTTGCCAGATATTATTTTGGTAGTGGATCGGTGAAACCACTTGTACATGCTGACTATTCTTATTTACATATGAAAAACAGAAATAATATATCTGGTAATGAGTGGCAATCAACAAGTAGCTACAGTAATGTTAAGTTAGGCGCTGGTGTTGCTTATTTTATCAATAATTACGTATCTGTAGATGGGATTGTAAGCTATAACCGTATATTTCTTGGAAGTGGTAATGATGTTGGAAGTGTAAAAATTAGTTTTGGATTTCAGATCTTTCTTGACTAA
- the aroQ gene encoding type II 3-dehydroquinate dehydratase: MEILILNGPNMNLLGRRERSIYGNMSFETFYEILQSQYPDIKLTYFQSNTEGALIDKLHEVGFSIDGILFNPGGYAHTSIALSDAVAAITTPVIEVHISNVFAREEFRHHSYISRNCAGVICGFGLEGYRLGLENFLRRRDSK, encoded by the coding sequence ATGGAAATTCTGATTCTGAATGGGCCCAATATGAATCTTCTGGGGCGTCGTGAACGTAGCATTTATGGAAACATGTCTTTTGAGACTTTCTATGAAATTTTGCAAAGCCAATATCCGGATATAAAGCTTACTTACTTTCAATCTAATACGGAAGGTGCACTGATTGATAAATTACATGAGGTTGGATTCTCTATAGATGGTATTTTATTTAACCCGGGTGGATATGCGCATACTTCTATTGCACTTTCTGATGCTGTAGCTGCTATTACTACTCCTGTTATAGAAGTGCATATCTCCAATGTGTTTGCGAGGGAAGAGTTTCGTCATCATAGTTATATCAGCCGTAATTGTGCGGGCGTTATCTGTGGATTCGGCCTGGAAGGGTATCGATTGGGACTGGAAAACTTTCTGCGAAGAAGAGATTCTAAGTAA
- a CDS encoding ABC transporter permease/M1 family aminopeptidase has product MLAEILRFEFDYRKRRAATYLYFAILFILCFAAVTSKDVTIGGVAGGQIKENSPFNLAFMTLIMTFFMTFIASAFMGVPVLRDFDHKMEALMFSKPVSKFDYLFGRFLGSFAVMVLAYCSIWIAFMLGFSIGRYLPWDPAWKEKEILPFYTWSYLQPFIYYGITNLFIQGAIFFAAGTLSRKHIVLYTQGIILFVLYQITSRLLSDIENKTLASLIDPFGYRAFVVYTEYWTPAQKNSMLVPLDGLLLWNRVIWCSIALGILIVTYYGFSFNVVRTGLLKKKAIKIERSKIRPDQVIIPKVSQYTSLGTNLQQLWQQTLFYFKMVTREIPFIAIVLVGLADIIIGSFYFNQMYGTSSYPVTANVLGLINEFDLFFLIIIVFYSGELIWKERSVNINLIVDAMPVPNWVNLVAKFIGLLLIYISLLLILIICGVFIQASNGYYNFELPLYVQTLFTNTLFFLIAWTLLAFFIQIIINNKFSGFAIMFVIFLTLYFVSNMGIDHPLFIFNSGSLDRYSDMNKYGHFITSFSWIKLYWLFFIGLLFALSVLFTVRGTDVLFKTRLQLGKLRLTKPLLTFAIATIIGFAATGCFVYYNTNKLNTYLTRDQEEDRQVDYEKTLKKFENIPQPRITDVNLKVEIYPDKRDFVAEGYYWLKNKTGKPIQDIHIQNDVQHNMQLAYLKFDGGAKEKQTWQPLGYTIYTLTHILNPGDSVKMSFKTSYNSRGFVARGSNTEVVYNGTFFNNSYFPSLGYNDGFEIGNDDNRRKHKLPEKERMMAQNDPVGLGQSLFGDDSDYIRFEIVLGTSKDQTAIAPGYLQKSWEEKDRKYFHYKMDVPMVNFYSIVSARYEVLKDKWHNVNLEIYYNKGHEFNLKRMMESMKASLDYFSKNFSPFQFRQMRIMEFPKYAEFAQSFANTVPFSEGIGYIQRIKDPEEDLDMPYYVTAHEVGHQWWGHQVPEANVKGNAMLSETQAQYSALMVLKQTYSQEQMQKFLKYELNRYLRGRSAERKKEQPLVDVERQGYIHYQKGSLVMFALQDYIGEDKVNLALHNFLNDWQYPGPESKQKRYPTSRDLLGYFKEQTPDSLKYIITDMFETITLFENKAQTVTYQKKADKQYEVTLTVLAEKLRADSTGNEKNIAINDWIDVGVYHKDEKGKDKLIYLKKHKVNKKENTFVITVSEEPSKAGIDPLNKLIDRHAEDNVKSAEEKTAS; this is encoded by the coding sequence ATGTTAGCAGAAATATTACGTTTTGAATTCGATTACCGGAAGCGACGTGCGGCCACCTACCTATATTTTGCCATTTTGTTTATTCTTTGTTTTGCAGCTGTTACTTCCAAAGATGTCACCATTGGAGGTGTAGCTGGTGGTCAGATAAAAGAGAACTCCCCTTTCAATCTCGCGTTTATGACCCTTATCATGACATTTTTTATGACATTCATTGCTTCAGCCTTCATGGGGGTACCTGTTTTAAGGGATTTTGATCATAAAATGGAAGCTTTGATGTTCAGTAAGCCTGTATCTAAATTTGATTACCTATTTGGAAGATTTTTAGGATCTTTTGCTGTAATGGTATTGGCGTATTGTAGTATTTGGATAGCTTTTATGTTAGGCTTTAGCATCGGTAGATACCTTCCCTGGGATCCTGCCTGGAAAGAAAAAGAGATATTGCCTTTTTATACATGGAGTTATCTCCAACCTTTTATTTACTATGGTATCACTAATCTTTTCATCCAAGGTGCCATTTTTTTTGCAGCTGGCACATTAAGCCGAAAACACATTGTTCTCTATACCCAAGGCATTATTCTGTTTGTACTGTATCAGATTACCAGTAGATTACTATCAGATATTGAAAACAAAACACTAGCATCCCTTATTGATCCATTTGGATATCGCGCATTTGTCGTATATACTGAATACTGGACTCCAGCACAGAAAAATTCGATGTTAGTTCCTCTGGATGGATTGTTATTATGGAACCGGGTCATCTGGTGCAGCATAGCATTAGGTATTCTGATAGTCACTTATTACGGATTCAGTTTCAATGTGGTTAGGACAGGACTTTTAAAGAAAAAAGCTATTAAGATAGAAAGATCTAAAATACGTCCAGATCAGGTTATTATTCCTAAAGTATCACAATACACCTCTCTTGGAACTAATCTGCAACAACTCTGGCAACAAACACTTTTTTACTTCAAAATGGTAACCAGGGAAATTCCCTTTATAGCTATTGTACTGGTAGGCCTGGCCGATATCATCATTGGCTCTTTCTACTTTAATCAAATGTATGGAACCAGTTCTTATCCTGTTACAGCCAATGTATTAGGGCTGATAAATGAGTTTGACCTATTTTTTCTTATTATCATTGTCTTTTATTCAGGCGAACTTATATGGAAGGAACGCTCAGTTAATATCAATCTCATAGTAGATGCAATGCCTGTACCCAATTGGGTTAATCTAGTTGCCAAGTTTATAGGATTGCTACTGATTTATATCAGCTTATTATTAATTCTGATTATTTGTGGTGTATTCATTCAGGCAAGTAATGGGTATTACAATTTTGAACTTCCATTGTATGTTCAAACATTATTTACTAATACACTATTTTTCCTTATTGCCTGGACTCTCCTCGCTTTCTTTATTCAGATAATAATAAATAACAAATTCTCAGGCTTTGCAATCATGTTTGTTATTTTTCTAACCCTATACTTCGTCAGCAATATGGGGATAGATCATCCATTATTCATTTTCAATAGTGGCAGTCTGGACAGGTATTCTGACATGAATAAATATGGGCACTTTATTACTTCTTTCTCCTGGATTAAGCTCTATTGGTTATTCTTTATAGGATTACTGTTTGCACTATCGGTACTTTTCACTGTCAGAGGTACGGATGTACTCTTTAAAACCCGCTTACAATTAGGAAAGCTTCGTCTGACAAAACCCTTACTGACTTTTGCTATTGCCACCATTATTGGTTTTGCTGCAACCGGCTGTTTTGTTTATTATAATACCAACAAACTCAATACCTATCTCACTCGCGATCAGGAAGAGGATCGGCAGGTAGACTATGAGAAAACGCTGAAAAAGTTTGAGAACATTCCTCAACCTCGTATCACAGATGTAAATCTCAAAGTTGAAATCTATCCTGACAAACGGGATTTTGTGGCAGAAGGGTATTACTGGCTAAAAAATAAAACAGGCAAACCTATTCAGGATATCCATATCCAGAATGATGTACAACACAATATGCAGCTTGCCTATTTGAAGTTTGATGGCGGTGCGAAAGAAAAACAAACATGGCAGCCCCTCGGATATACCATCTATACATTAACTCATATACTAAATCCGGGAGATTCTGTAAAGATGAGTTTTAAAACAAGTTACAATAGCAGAGGCTTTGTAGCAAGAGGTTCAAATACTGAAGTTGTCTATAATGGAACATTCTTCAACAATAGTTATTTTCCATCATTGGGATACAATGATGGGTTTGAAATTGGAAACGATGACAACCGACGCAAACACAAACTTCCCGAAAAGGAAAGAATGATGGCACAAAACGATCCGGTTGGGCTTGGTCAAAGTTTGTTTGGAGATGATTCGGATTATATTCGTTTTGAAATTGTTTTAGGTACATCCAAAGATCAAACAGCTATTGCACCGGGTTATCTGCAAAAGTCATGGGAAGAAAAGGATCGTAAATACTTCCATTACAAAATGGATGTACCGATGGTTAACTTTTATTCCATAGTTTCTGCCCGATATGAAGTACTGAAAGACAAATGGCATAATGTCAATCTGGAAATCTATTATAACAAAGGCCATGAGTTTAACCTGAAGCGGATGATGGAATCCATGAAAGCATCCCTTGACTATTTCTCTAAAAACTTCAGCCCTTTTCAGTTTAGACAAATGCGCATTATGGAGTTTCCTAAATATGCAGAATTTGCCCAGTCCTTTGCGAACACAGTTCCTTTCTCTGAAGGCATTGGCTATATCCAGCGTATCAAAGATCCGGAAGAAGATCTGGACATGCCATACTATGTTACAGCTCATGAAGTAGGGCATCAGTGGTGGGGGCACCAGGTTCCGGAAGCGAATGTCAAAGGAAATGCAATGCTATCAGAAACACAGGCGCAGTATTCTGCCCTTATGGTGTTGAAACAGACCTACTCACAGGAACAGATGCAGAAATTCCTAAAATATGAATTAAACCGGTATTTGAGAGGTCGATCCGCTGAACGTAAAAAGGAACAGCCTCTGGTAGATGTAGAACGACAAGGATACATTCATTATCAGAAAGGATCCCTCGTGATGTTTGCACTACAGGATTATATTGGAGAAGATAAGGTAAATCTGGCATTGCACAACTTCCTTAACGACTGGCAGTATCCGGGTCCCGAATCCAAACAAAAGCGCTATCCTACCAGCAGAGACTTACTGGGCTATTTTAAAGAGCAAACGCCCGACTCCTTGAAATATATCATCACAGATATGTTCGAAACCATTACACTATTTGAAAATAAAGCGCAGACTGTAACCTATCAGAAGAAAGCTGACAAGCAGTATGAGGTTACATTAACAGTATTGGCCGAAAAACTTCGGGCAGATAGTACGGGTAATGAGAAAAATATCGCGATAAACGACTGGATAGATGTTGGTGTCTACCACAAGGATGAGAAGGGTAAGGATAAACTCATTTATCTGAAAAAACACAAGGTTAATAAAAAAGAAAACACCTTTGTGATTACAGTTTCAGAAGAACCATCCAAAGCAGGCATCGATCCACTTAATAAGCTGATCGACCGACATGCTGAGGATAATGTAAAATCAGCAGAGGAAAAAACTGCTAGTTAA
- a CDS encoding outer membrane beta-barrel protein: MRKKNTLFLAVFTIWAVAGRICYSQTDKGHFMVGGSIGNLSFQNDYFGISFSPTVGYFVIDNLVTGLIPSFEYDSFKLPNGNKTKSTSLGVGPFVRYYFGEGKLKPLLNASFLYYKNTTKPGYSPVDPNDPVLEKDHIIKQSYKFIQAGGGVAYFLSKSIAVEGIVNYGHYMDYNILGSDKSNEVNISLGFQIFLGK, from the coding sequence ATGAGAAAAAAAAACACCTTATTTCTTGCTGTTTTTACCATCTGGGCAGTAGCAGGACGTATATGCTACAGTCAAACAGATAAAGGACACTTTATGGTTGGTGGAAGCATTGGAAACTTAAGCTTTCAGAATGATTATTTTGGTATTTCATTTAGCCCTACGGTTGGATATTTTGTAATTGATAATCTTGTAACAGGATTAATACCTTCTTTTGAATATGATTCATTCAAGCTTCCAAATGGTAATAAAACCAAAAGTACTTCATTAGGAGTTGGACCATTTGTAAGGTATTATTTTGGCGAAGGCAAGCTGAAACCTTTACTCAATGCCAGTTTTCTATATTATAAAAATACTACAAAACCTGGTTATTCACCTGTAGATCCCAATGACCCGGTTTTAGAGAAAGATCACATAATAAAACAAAGCTATAAGTTTATCCAGGCTGGAGGAGGTGTTGCTTACTTTCTGAGTAAATCTATTGCTGTGGAAGGGATTGTGAATTATGGACATTATATGGATTATAATATATTAGGTAGTGATAAAAGTAATGAAGTGAATATAAGCTTGGGGTTCCAGATTTTTCTGGGAAAGTAG